The segment ACATACCAGCAAATCTTGTAAATCCTTAGGACAATCATGACCGTTGATTAAATAATGAGCAGCTGAGATTCAACCAAGTGATCAATCACCATGCAACAAATATACACACAAGAAAATTTCTAACTGCAACAGAATCAAAATATGATCATTCGTTGGTGCAAAACTGCAAATATCATGTAACCAACTTGTTGGGGGTAGGGGGTAGGGGGTAGGGGTGGGAGGTGGGGGTGGGGTAGGGGTAGGGGTGGGGaggtatatatgtatatatatatatacacacatactcCATTGATACAGTAATGGTAGTGGGTTGAGTGATGAAAAAGAGTGTAAAAATGTGGCAAGAGATGATGATGAAGGAAGAAGCAGAAGAGGAAGAGATTGAGAGATTATTTATGGGTGTTATGGGAGGATATAAAGATGCTTTCATGCCGCCATTGACGGATTTTTCCACCATTAATGAGATGGGTTCAAGCTCATCCTATGGGAATAAGAGGCACAAAAAAGAAGCTCCTCTTGCTGATGATAATATGCATAAGGAACGTAACAGAAGAGGGAAAATGGCTGAGTTGTACTCTCTGCTTCAATCCTTAGTCCCAACAATCTCCCACATCCATAAGGTCATCGTAATTTGCTTCAGATTCGAACTCAATTTCGTAGAGGATTCACATAGAAGTACCCAACTGATTTGGAATTGCAATgtaaattgatttgaaaatttctctgttttttttgaaaatttcaggCGACGAGGGAGAAGATTGTGGCGGAATCTATAGATTACATCAAACGTCTTGAGGAAGAAGTATTGAGGTTGAAGAATCTGAAGAAGTCAGTAGTGGTGTATAAACCTGCTTTATCTCAATGGAGAAACAGGGTTTcttctgttaatgctactgtatcGAAAGGATTAGCATTTTTCGGGATCCAATTTCAGCTCACACAAGGACTGATGACTAACATCTTCTCGGTTCTTGACAAGCATCAGGCTGAGGTTTTGGCTGCTAATATCTCTGTAAGTGACCATCAGCTAACGACATTGACAATCACAGTAACCATAGGAAATAATGAAAGTAATACAGTAGAGAGTATTCGGAGAGAATTGCTTCTTTTTTAGAATTGTTTTTGTGATTTATATGCATTGGTTGATGGATATCATCAAGTTTTTCGAGATCTTTTTTGTGTTGTTGCTGATTATGCATGAAtcattatttatagaaaatgcATACGGATAGTTCTAACAGATGTATTAGATTGAATTCGAAAAAAGTGAAATCAAAACACAGATGTTCAATTGATGGTATTTTCCTCATTTCTCTGCATATCATGAACTCGATGTGCCGTTTCATTTCGAGTAGATCAATGATTACCTGAGAGCTGAGAATTTTATAAAACCTCAAAACTTCGAATGTCTTTGCGAGTACCTTTGTTTTATTCCTGCGAGGATGTAAGTAGGTTGTTTATTGTGTTTCGATTATGGcactattttgttgttgtttttgctcCCTTCTGGTAGACTTTGTTACATGTATCCTTCTTCATTGTACCTGGATTTGCTGCTAAGGGTCTCTCGGAAGTCGGAAACAGTCTCTACCCACGAGGTAGAGGTAAGGTCTGAGTATATTCTACCCTCCCCACAACCACAGTTCTCGTTTAACAAGCAGACCAACAGTAGTACCTTCTTTCCAGTTATATGATCTCAGTAGATTGCTCTCTGCAATCAAAGAGATAATCCTTTTGTTTAACAAGGACTCAATACGATCAAGCTTGCATATCTCATAGTCCTTAAGAATAATGGATGCAAAATGGAATTGAACCCCTAGAAGCTTGAACATACAAAGGAAGAATGCATTAGCTATAGCCCCCATAATTTGGAAATGAACTGAAGCAATGTTACGGGACATTGCCATTTCCACAGTCCATGCAAAATTGATATCATACATCATCTTGAATGGTTTATGAAACTCAAGAATGTCGGAGAAGGCAGAGCTAGCCATTTCTAAAACCTCGATGTGGAGGTACGTaaacattacttgtatggttaGACAGGCATACTTATTGTATGTTGTTTTCCCTATGGATATGCTAATATATATCTTCTAGCAGACAGTCAATAAGAGGTGTCACTGAGTGAATTTTGTTTATGGACTTCATTAACTTTGATCTTTAAGTTCTATAGAAGTTGTTGAAGCATTACTCTTCTGGTTCTTCACTTCTACTTCTTTTTTGTACTTAGTGTACGATTCATTAGACGAGTGAAAGTTGCTCGGGTGATAAGTCCCTTCATTTCCAACAatgaaaacttttttaaaacaatGTTCTAGTCTTTCACTATCTATTTCATTGTAGCTCTTCTATTCAATCTGGAACAGTTGAACTAGAACTGGATAGACAAGAATCTGTGAGGCACCTAACTAAAAGCTACCTACTTCTTTAAAGGAGGATAATGGAATATATCATGAAGAAATCGAGTGCAATCTTCAATGTCAACAGAAACATTTTTATCATTTCCATCTAATCGGAAGTAGAGAAACACCACAGAGATTTTTTCcaggaaaagaagaaaagtatgtttcaattattttatgcataaaaagaaaagaaaagaaaagaactcCATTTTTGTGCTCTTCTTTTATGTCATACTAAGTGTTCACTGTTTGTTTATTCTTGGTAGAAAGGTCCAACAACTTGTTAACAACTTGATCAAactcttcttctcctttctctctTATCTTTTTACTCAATTCTTTCACCTTTGCCTTCACATTTTCACCACCGTTCTTCTCCGTCACCACATTTCTTATCACTTCTGCTGTCTTTTCTTTATTCAGTTTCCCATTTTTATCATCTCTCACAACCTCCATAGCTGTCCCCAACTCGACCGCCATTCTTGAATGAGTGTGTTGATCAAAATGCATAGGCATGGTTATAAGAGGAACTCCAAAATGTAAACTTTCTAGTATAGAATTCCATCCACAATGGCATAAGAATCCCCCAACACTTGGATGCTCAAGAATTCTTGCTTGAGGTGCCCATTTTTCCACAATGACACCTTTTCCTTCAACTCTATCAAGAAAGCCTTTTGGTAAAGCATTTTCAATGTTAGTTTCTTCACCTAATGGAAACCTAACTACCCAAATGAAATTCAATTCACTTAGCTCTAAACTATGACCTATTTCTTCGATTTCCTCTTTGGACAAGAAATATTCACTTCCAAATGAAACATAAACACAAGAGGATTCATCCTTCTTGTCTAGCCATTGGATAATCTTGGAGTTCTCCTCATTCTCTGTCGTTGTTCCCATTTCACGAATAAGTGGACCTACCGGTATGACCTTTTTATTGCTTAGAGTCGAGAGATAATCAACATACTTACCCTCTATTTCATTACAAGTGTTGATCAAAATGATGTCATGGGATTTTTCCAGCCCATTGAAAGCAACATCAGGTCCTATGGAAATGTTCATTTCCGCGGTGAGTTGGAGTTGCTTTGcctcataatccttaaggaaaaTTCCTGAGAATGGAAAGTCTCTTTTGCCAGCATACAGATAATGGTGATAGAAGAAAGATACTGAAGCAGAACCAATGATAAGGAAATCAATAGCGGGAATTTTTCTTGAAGAAGCAAGCTCTGGTGCCCATGGTTGATACCCATCAAAAATAAGCAAATCAGGACagagagaatcaagaatcttgGCAAAGGTAGAACCAGCTTCTCCAAAAGTTTGGATCAACGTTGAAAGGAGGTTTTTCGGTAGGCCATTGGTGGTGTGCTGGTGGCTAGGAAGTAGTGGTGATGATGGTAAAGGGAATTCTATTAGTTGGATGTTTTTTGGTAGATTTTCTTGATTGATGGAATTGAGAATGATAGGTGTTGAACAAAAGTATATGAAGAAAAGATTGGTTTTGGAGAGTTTCTTGGCTAGTTCTAAGTAAGGGGTTACATGGCCATGAGCTAACCATGGAACCATTAGAACCTTCAAAGTTGTAGGATTAGTGTCTTGTATTTTCTCCATGATGGAAAAACTCCCTCAAGTTTTTTCTTGTCAAAAATACTTCTATTTTTAGATCTTTTATAAGATAAAAGAAGCAATGAAGTTGTTACTTACCTAAAAGGAATTAGAAAAGTGTCTAGCTATTATTTACCAAGAAGTAAAAGGCAAGAACTTTATTGTGAGGAGAAATAGCAAGTTACCTAAAACAAAAGCACAATAGGATCACATAATTAAATACAGATATAACATTCCAAATTACCTCTATAGAGAGATTAAGGATATATCTCATTAAAGAAAGAATGCAAATTTGTTTCTCTCTCATTTTTGAATCTCAAAAGTGTCCCCTTGATAATATGTGTACATAGTCCTGAATGAGTGACTAAATCAACACAGTTGagttttactcttcacatccttggagagagaaaaataatgtCCACATTGCAAAAAAAGTAAAGTTGTGTTGTAATTTGCAATGGCTATGAATAATATGCAGACATGACACCAAagaattaataatagtaataataatgaaggTAACACCGTAAACTTCTTCTGTTTCACGTCCGCTGCACCAAGTTTCAGCAGCGCAAACAATCACTTTTTATGGAGTAGGAAGTTGCTATTGAGGAAGAACAGGAGGTGCAATCATACGGGTGTTGTATGATTGACAGTGTCTGCACTTCTGCCCGATTATGTGGAAATATACTTCAGTTGTGTCATTACAGTCATTACAAAGAATCCAGACCTGCGAGTAACAAGTTAGGTGAGTTAACGCCCTTGGTTGCCCTCTGTAATTAACAGCCAAAGTAACTAACACATCACAAATATAGGGTCAAAGGACAAG is part of the Solanum lycopersicum chromosome 1, SLM_r2.1 genome and harbors:
- the LOC104647475 gene encoding transcription factor NAI1-like, which gives rise to MKKSVKMWQEMMMKEEAEEEEIERLFMGVMGGYKDAFMPPLTDFSTINEMGSSSSYGNKRHKKEAPLADDNMHKERNRRGKMAELYSLLQSLVPTISHIHKATREKIVAESIDYIKRLEEEVLRLKNLKKSVVVYKPALSQWRNRVSSVNATVSKGLAFFGIQFQLTQGLMTNIFSVLDKHQAEVLAANISVSDHQLTTLTITVTIGNNESNTVESIRRELLLF
- the LOC101251508 gene encoding UDP-glucosyltransferase 29-like; this translates as MEKIQDTNPTTLKVLMVPWLAHGHVTPYLELAKKLSKTNLFFIYFCSTPIILNSINQENLPKNIQLIEFPLPSSPLLPSHQHTTNGLPKNLLSTLIQTFGEAGSTFAKILDSLCPDLLIFDGYQPWAPELASSRKIPAIDFLIIGSASVSFFYHHYLYAGKRDFPFSGIFLKDYEAKQLQLTAEMNISIGPDVAFNGLEKSHDIILINTCNEIEGKYVDYLSTLSNKKVIPVGPLIREMGTTTENEENSKIIQWLDKKDESSCVYVSFGSEYFLSKEEIEEIGHSLELSELNFIWVVRFPLGEETNIENALPKGFLDRVEGKGVIVEKWAPQARILEHPSVGGFLCHCGWNSILESLHFGVPLITMPMHFDQHTHSRMAVELGTAMEVVRDDKNGKLNKEKTAEVIRNVVTEKNGGENVKAKVKELSKKIREKGEEEFDQVVNKLLDLSTKNKQTVNT